From Flavipsychrobacter sp., a single genomic window includes:
- the rplD gene encoding 50S ribosomal protein L4, producing the protein MQVDVLNNKGEKTGRSVDLPDEIFNIEPNDHCIYLAVKQYLAAQRQGTHKTKTRAEVQGSTKKLHRQKGTGGSRKGNIRNPLYKGGGVVNGPVPHDYSFKLNRKVKDLAKMSALTYKARENKLFIVEDIKMDAPKTKDFVAMMNSIQPNNPKSLFVIPEVDENLILSSRNVDRNKTVVLSDVNTYDLTNAQVLVFTESAANMFNEIVAETEEA; encoded by the coding sequence AGTGTAGATCTACCGGACGAGATATTTAATATCGAGCCTAATGATCACTGTATCTATCTAGCGGTAAAGCAGTATTTAGCTGCTCAACGTCAAGGTACGCACAAGACTAAAACTCGTGCAGAGGTTCAAGGTTCTACTAAGAAACTTCACCGTCAAAAAGGTACTGGTGGTTCTCGTAAGGGTAACATCCGTAACCCATTATATAAAGGTGGTGGTGTTGTTAACGGTCCTGTTCCTCACGATTATAGCTTCAAGTTAAACCGTAAGGTGAAGGATTTGGCAAAAATGTCTGCACTTACTTACAAAGCTCGTGAAAACAAGCTTTTCATAGTAGAAGACATCAAAATGGATGCTCCTAAGACGAAAGACTTCGTGGCAATGATGAATAGCATTCAGCCAAACAACCCTAAATCTCTATTCGTTATACCTGAGGTTGACGAAAATCTAATATTAAGCAGCCGTAACGTAGACAGAAACAAAACTGTTGTGCTAAGCGACGTTAATACCTACGACCTGACAAATGCTCAAGTCTTAGTATTCACAGAAAGTGCTGCTAATATGTTCAACGAGATCGTTGCAGAGACAGAAGAAGCATAA